One window of the Niallia circulans genome contains the following:
- a CDS encoding TetR/AcrR family transcriptional regulator — translation MNKRKKQVMDKAHELFIEKGFQQTSIQDILTASKISKGTFYNYFSSKNELLISIFKNIYTELEWQRKQLLMGQDETDSTLFIKQIEMLIRTNNQYKIISLFEEILFTKDEELKNYIKNRRIHELSWIYNRLVDVCGAQNKTYLLDCSIMLMGMIHSSIFVHSLIYQDHANIHQIVQYCVNRVLEMVNHLSKSNEVLIKPDTLYNWIALQSMSDEDVGKKEILCMIYAFKADLKKDKELLSSQEKIEQLLTFIEEEIEIKYPRYFLMESALMSLMQEVKETPYAKKVQKLRDSIKKVYSKRNQ, via the coding sequence ATGAATAAACGTAAAAAGCAAGTAATGGATAAAGCACATGAATTATTTATTGAAAAGGGATTTCAGCAGACATCGATCCAAGACATATTAACTGCAAGTAAAATTTCAAAAGGTACATTTTATAATTACTTTTCCAGTAAAAATGAATTGTTAATTTCAATTTTTAAAAATATTTATACGGAATTGGAATGGCAAAGAAAACAATTACTAATGGGGCAAGACGAAACAGATAGCACCCTGTTTATCAAACAAATTGAAATGTTGATTCGAACAAATAACCAATATAAAATCATTTCTTTATTTGAAGAAATTCTTTTTACAAAGGATGAAGAATTAAAAAATTATATTAAAAATAGAAGAATACATGAGCTCAGCTGGATTTATAATCGGTTAGTTGATGTATGTGGTGCACAAAATAAAACGTATTTATTAGATTGTTCTATTATGTTAATGGGAATGATTCATTCTAGTATTTTTGTGCATTCATTAATCTATCAAGATCACGCAAATATACATCAAATTGTGCAATACTGTGTAAATCGGGTGCTTGAGATGGTTAACCATCTATCTAAATCTAATGAAGTCCTTATAAAACCAGATACGCTTTATAATTGGATTGCCCTTCAATCCATGAGTGATGAGGATGTGGGAAAGAAGGAAATTCTTTGTATGATTTATGCGTTTAAAGCAGATTTAAAAAAAGATAAAGAATTGCTGTCTAGTCAAGAGAAAATAGAACAATTGTTAACATTTATCGAAGAAGAGATAGAGATCAAATACCCGAGGTATTTTTTAATGGAAAGTGCATTAATGTCTCTGATGCAAGAGGTAAAAGAGACACCATATGCTAAAAAGGTCCAAAAACTTAGAGATAGTATAAAAAAGGTATATTCCAAACGGAATCAATGA
- a CDS encoding SGNH/GDSL hydrolase family protein, with amino-acid sequence MEANKRFLFIGDSITQAGRMEDREGIGYGYVRYIKDYFTINQPEVLPNIVNKGIDGNRITDLEQRWEADVLTLRPDLVSISIGINDVWRQLDQPQLEQVTPAKFSAIYERLLEKVKKHTNASIFLMEPTIIEEAIEAKGNILLKDYVTVIHHIAAKYDAVVVPTHQVFMEYLQKQNNQVLTTDGVHMNSAGNMLMAQTWLQVYKKFKEDKSSFR; translated from the coding sequence ATGGAAGCAAATAAACGATTCTTGTTTATAGGAGATAGTATTACACAGGCGGGAAGAATGGAAGATAGGGAAGGCATTGGTTATGGCTATGTTCGTTATATTAAAGACTACTTTACTATTAATCAACCAGAAGTCTTGCCGAATATTGTTAATAAAGGGATAGATGGAAATAGAATCACTGACTTAGAACAACGCTGGGAAGCAGATGTTCTCACCTTACGTCCAGATCTAGTTTCTATATCAATTGGAATTAATGATGTATGGAGACAATTAGACCAACCTCAACTAGAACAGGTTACTCCAGCTAAATTTAGCGCTATTTACGAACGTTTATTAGAAAAAGTAAAAAAACATACAAATGCCAGTATTTTTTTGATGGAGCCAACCATTATTGAGGAAGCGATTGAAGCAAAAGGCAATATTCTTTTAAAAGATTATGTAACAGTCATTCATCATATAGCAGCCAAATATGATGCAGTGGTTGTGCCTACACATCAAGTATTCATGGAGTATTTACAAAAACAAAATAATCAAGTATTAACGACAGATGGAGTACATATGAATTCTGCTGGTAATATGCTAATGGCGCAAACATGGTTACAGGTATACAAAAAGTTTAAGGAAGATAAAAGTAGTTTTAGATAA
- a CDS encoding PadR family transcriptional regulator produces the protein MEKRLKNLQAGLKKTYFNHLSFTAEHRKEIMKKIQIKNKEEEILLAALQLLHTRKTGFELTELLRARGFQKFENQEGFIYTFLHRLEQRNIIASEWDNNKVKYYHIDRKGKKLEKKLAAEGGRSKNIRELIDWVYVNE, from the coding sequence ATGGAAAAACGACTAAAAAACCTTCAAGCTGGTTTGAAAAAGACTTATTTTAATCATCTTTCATTTACTGCTGAGCATCGCAAAGAAATTATGAAAAAAATTCAAATAAAGAATAAGGAAGAGGAGATTCTTTTAGCAGCTTTGCAATTACTTCATACTAGAAAAACTGGTTTTGAATTAACAGAGTTGTTACGTGCTCGCGGCTTTCAAAAGTTTGAGAATCAAGAAGGATTTATCTATACTTTTCTGCATCGATTGGAACAGAGAAATATAATTGCATCAGAGTGGGACAATAACAAGGTAAAATATTACCATATAGACCGTAAAGGAAAAAAGCTCGAAAAAAAGTTGGCAGCAGAAGGGGGACGCAGCAAAAATATTAGAGAACTGATAGATTGGGTGTACGTAAATGAATAA
- a CDS encoding metal ABC transporter substrate-binding protein → MGKKFKLVTIMLLAILVIAACGKGENNDSNGANKEKLKIMTTFYPMYEFTKNIAGDKADVTLLIPSNQEPHGWEPTPKDIANVQTSDLFVFNSIYMENFVDTIKSAVDNKETVFVEASKGITLKEGLTDEHDHEGEEADHDHESEEAEDGHSHEKDPHVWLSPALAIKEVETITESIIKVDPDNKETYQKNSEKYIAKLTALDQRYSDDLSKVAKKEMITQHAAFGYLASEYGLTQVPISGISPDQEPNAQRLAELKDFAKEHDISVIYFEETASQKVADTLATEIGARTEVLSTLEALSKKDEESGMDYIKVMERNLEKIVQAQQ, encoded by the coding sequence ATGGGAAAAAAATTTAAATTAGTAACGATTATGTTACTTGCAATATTGGTGATAGCTGCATGTGGCAAAGGAGAAAATAATGATTCGAACGGGGCAAATAAAGAGAAACTAAAGATCATGACTACCTTTTATCCTATGTATGAGTTTACAAAAAATATAGCTGGTGACAAGGCAGATGTAACATTACTTATTCCTTCGAATCAAGAACCACATGGATGGGAGCCAACACCAAAAGATATCGCCAATGTGCAAACTTCAGATTTATTTGTTTTTAATAGTATATATATGGAAAATTTTGTAGATACAATTAAATCTGCTGTTGATAATAAAGAAACAGTATTTGTTGAAGCAAGCAAAGGTATTACCTTAAAAGAGGGATTAACAGATGAGCATGATCATGAAGGGGAAGAAGCTGACCATGACCATGAAAGTGAAGAGGCGGAAGATGGGCATAGTCATGAGAAAGATCCTCATGTTTGGTTAAGTCCAGCGTTAGCGATTAAAGAAGTAGAAACAATTACGGAGAGCATAATCAAAGTAGATCCTGATAATAAAGAAACATATCAAAAAAATAGTGAAAAATATATTGCAAAATTAACTGCACTTGATCAAAGATATAGTGATGATCTTAGCAAAGTAGCGAAAAAAGAAATGATTACACAACATGCTGCATTTGGATATTTAGCAAGTGAATATGGATTAACTCAAGTACCAATCTCTGGGATATCACCAGACCAAGAACCGAATGCACAAAGATTAGCGGAATTAAAAGATTTTGCAAAAGAACATGATATTAGCGTTATTTATTTTGAAGAAACGGCTTCGCAAAAAGTTGCAGATACGCTTGCCACTGAAATTGGGGCAAGAACAGAAGTACTAAGCACTTTAGAAGCACTAAGCAAGAAAGATGAAGAAAGTGGAATGGATTATATTAAGGTAATGGAACGTAACTTAGAAAAAATTGTCCAGGCACAACAATAA
- a CDS encoding 2,3-butanediol dehydrogenase, whose protein sequence is MKALRWHNQKDIRLENIEEPQVAPGKVKLKVKWCGICGSDLHEYLGGPIFIPVDQPHPLTNEVAPVTLGHEFSGEIVEIGEGVTDYQVGDRVVVEPIFATHGHQGAYNLDENMGFLGLAGGGGGFSEYVSVDTELLHKLPDELSYEQGALVEPSAVALYAVRSSKIQAGDTAAVFGCGPIGLLVIEALKAAGATDIYAVELSPERQAKAEELGAIVVNPADYEDVVAELVRRTNGGVDVSFEVTGVPVVLRQAIQSTTISGETVIVSIWEKGAEILPNDIVIKERTIKGIIGYRDVFPSVLNLMRKGYFSADKLVTKKIKLDEVVEEGFQSLISEKNQVKILVSAE, encoded by the coding sequence ATGAAAGCATTAAGATGGCATAACCAAAAAGATATTCGCTTAGAGAACATAGAAGAACCGCAAGTAGCGCCAGGAAAGGTAAAACTTAAAGTAAAGTGGTGTGGAATTTGCGGCAGTGATTTACATGAATATTTAGGAGGTCCTATCTTTATACCAGTGGATCAACCACATCCTTTAACAAATGAAGTGGCTCCTGTAACATTAGGACATGAATTTTCTGGAGAAATAGTAGAAATTGGAGAAGGCGTAACTGACTATCAAGTGGGAGATCGTGTGGTGGTCGAACCTATTTTTGCTACACATGGTCATCAAGGTGCTTATAACTTAGATGAGAATATGGGATTTCTTGGTTTAGCAGGTGGCGGAGGAGGTTTCTCTGAATATGTTTCTGTCGATACAGAATTACTGCATAAATTGCCAGATGAATTATCCTACGAACAAGGCGCATTAGTAGAACCTTCTGCTGTTGCTTTATACGCTGTAAGATCAAGTAAAATACAGGCAGGGGATACGGCAGCAGTTTTTGGCTGTGGACCAATTGGACTGTTAGTAATAGAAGCTTTAAAGGCAGCGGGAGCAACAGATATATATGCAGTTGAGCTTTCTCCTGAACGCCAGGCAAAAGCAGAAGAACTTGGTGCAATTGTTGTAAATCCAGCTGATTATGAAGATGTAGTTGCAGAACTTGTTCGCCGTACAAATGGTGGAGTAGATGTCTCTTTTGAAGTAACTGGTGTTCCAGTAGTTTTAAGACAAGCCATTCAATCTACTACAATTTCTGGAGAAACTGTTATAGTAAGTATTTGGGAAAAAGGGGCTGAAATTCTCCCTAATGATATTGTTATTAAAGAACGTACTATTAAGGGGATTATTGGTTATCGAGATGTATTTCCAAGTGTGTTAAATTTAATGAGAAAAGGCTATTTTTCAGCAGATAAATTGGTAACTAAAAAGATTAAATTAGATGAAGTGGTTGAAGAGGGTTTCCAATCGCTGATATCTGAAAAAAATCAAGTGAAGATATTAGTAAGTGCAGAATAA
- a CDS encoding MDR family MFS transporter, translated as MRLRDWDRNLKIRLAGESTVNVTFWMFFPFLAIYFTESFGKSIAGFLLILSQAFSVVANLLGGYYADKFGRKKMMVISSLAQGIAYLIFAFASSPWLDSPAISFICFTVISLFTSIYWPASQAMVADVVKEKDRSSVFAIFYTSTNIAVVIGPILGGFFYKDYRFFLLLAAGLLNIILSMVLKIWIAETAPPYKELDNKKKNWAMALGAQLKDYQVIVRDRTFLLFILAGVLIGQTFMQLDLLLPVYVDEMVATQNLFSLGNWSLEIQSTQAFGLILAENGLVVALFTIIVTRWMSKFKEKNVFIISSFIYAIAVIMFSQTNLIWGLMFAMLLFSFAELMTAGIQQSFISEIAPEDQRGKYFAAASLRFTFSKMIAPLSIPMSAWFGFKWTFFIIAILAIISAFIYQVMFKQFETKKRKLNIVKPL; from the coding sequence ATGCGACTTAGAGATTGGGATCGGAATTTAAAGATTCGTCTTGCTGGTGAATCAACTGTTAATGTAACATTTTGGATGTTTTTCCCATTTTTAGCGATATACTTTACAGAATCCTTTGGGAAATCAATTGCAGGATTCTTATTAATACTTTCTCAAGCCTTTTCTGTTGTTGCCAATTTGCTTGGCGGCTATTATGCTGATAAATTCGGTAGAAAGAAAATGATGGTAATATCAAGTCTTGCCCAAGGAATTGCCTATTTAATCTTTGCTTTTGCTAGCTCTCCGTGGCTTGATTCCCCAGCTATTAGTTTTATCTGTTTCACTGTTATCAGCTTGTTTACTAGTATTTATTGGCCAGCAAGCCAAGCGATGGTTGCCGATGTAGTAAAAGAAAAAGACAGAAGCAGTGTTTTTGCTATTTTTTATACTTCTACCAATATTGCAGTAGTAATTGGTCCGATTCTTGGCGGTTTCTTTTATAAAGATTACCGTTTTTTCCTCCTTTTAGCAGCTGGACTATTAAATATTATATTGAGTATGGTATTAAAAATTTGGATTGCTGAAACGGCTCCGCCATATAAAGAACTAGATAATAAGAAAAAGAATTGGGCTATGGCGCTTGGGGCACAGTTAAAAGATTATCAGGTGATAGTAAGAGACCGAACTTTCTTACTGTTTATTTTAGCGGGAGTATTAATAGGGCAAACCTTTATGCAACTAGATTTATTATTACCAGTCTATGTAGATGAAATGGTTGCTACACAAAACTTATTTTCTCTTGGCAATTGGTCTCTAGAAATTCAAAGTACACAAGCTTTTGGATTAATACTTGCAGAAAATGGCTTGGTCGTAGCCTTATTTACCATAATTGTTACAAGATGGATGTCTAAATTTAAAGAGAAGAATGTTTTTATTATTTCCTCCTTTATTTATGCGATTGCAGTTATCATGTTTAGCCAAACTAATTTAATTTGGGGGTTAATGTTCGCCATGCTCTTATTTAGTTTTGCAGAGTTGATGACAGCAGGAATTCAACAAAGTTTTATTTCTGAGATTGCTCCCGAGGATCAACGTGGTAAATATTTTGCGGCAGCAAGTCTGCGGTTCACTTTTTCAAAAATGATTGCTCCATTATCCATTCCGATGAGTGCCTGGTTCGGATTTAAATGGACATTCTTCATTATTGCTATATTAGCGATAATAAGTGCGTTCATTTATCAAGTGATGTTCAAACAATTTGAAACAAAAAAAAGAAAGTTAAATATAGTGAAACCACTATGA
- a CDS encoding FtsW/RodA/SpoVE family cell cycle protein: protein MNNKHLFLDKVTEQVKSKEAKESIKLEMEYHIQLAKKGWMKKGWTENEAEEKAINEMGSPSQLGRELSEIYRPTIDWAIVILTVSLLMIGILPALSSSFHFITLKLLMTFLGIAIVIGFMYVDYRKFADFGYLFYSIGSLLLISIIFFGNLMINGMNYIKIGPIILQGIMAIPFFLLAWASFFSKKEFTYVSFLCLFFFSCVLFLFGFDSISTVFIYIFTVAIMLSWSRFSKRKVLITYGIGTILLLGLLFLTRGSYQLNRLMAFLFPERYAEEAGYFYLYRQKMWADLKWVGSPDMEVLTFINNTDTVFLQITYQFGYMMAVILVLLFGALILKMIANVKKIKHPYAKFLLIGSITLYSVQVVYNLGMCVGLLPVISLSLPFISYGLVPTVINALLIGLILSIIRRKNFQ from the coding sequence ATGAATAATAAACATTTATTTTTAGATAAAGTGACGGAGCAAGTGAAATCGAAAGAAGCAAAGGAATCGATTAAATTAGAAATGGAGTATCATATCCAACTTGCAAAAAAGGGATGGATGAAAAAAGGGTGGACAGAAAACGAAGCAGAAGAAAAAGCAATTAATGAAATGGGAAGTCCTTCCCAATTGGGACGAGAGTTAAGTGAAATCTATCGTCCAACGATTGATTGGGCTATCGTTATTTTAACAGTGAGTCTGTTAATGATAGGAATATTGCCAGCATTATCTTCTTCTTTTCATTTTATCACGCTAAAGTTATTAATGACTTTCTTAGGGATTGCAATAGTCATTGGTTTTATGTATGTGGACTATCGTAAATTTGCTGATTTTGGATATTTATTTTATTCAATAGGATCGTTGTTATTGATATCTATTATTTTCTTTGGCAATCTTATGATTAATGGAATGAATTATATAAAAATTGGACCAATTATACTCCAAGGCATAATGGCCATCCCCTTTTTTTTATTAGCCTGGGCTTCCTTTTTTAGTAAGAAAGAATTTACATATGTTTCTTTCTTGTGCTTATTTTTCTTTTCATGTGTTTTATTTCTCTTCGGATTTGATAGTATTTCTACTGTTTTTATTTATATTTTTACAGTCGCAATCATGCTATCTTGGAGCCGCTTTTCTAAAAGGAAAGTCCTTATTACATATGGAATAGGAACAATCCTTCTTTTAGGGCTTCTTTTTCTTACAAGAGGAAGTTATCAATTAAATAGACTAATGGCATTTCTATTTCCTGAAAGATATGCCGAAGAAGCTGGTTATTTTTATTTATATCGCCAAAAAATGTGGGCTGATTTAAAATGGGTTGGTTCACCAGATATGGAAGTATTAACTTTTATTAATAATACAGACACAGTTTTTCTGCAAATCACCTATCAATTTGGATACATGATGGCTGTAATTCTTGTATTGTTATTCGGAGCACTTATTCTAAAGATGATCGCCAATGTCAAAAAAATAAAGCATCCATATGCGAAATTTCTATTAATAGGATCTATTACACTGTATAGTGTTCAAGTTGTTTATAATCTAGGAATGTGTGTAGGACTTCTACCGGTTATTTCATTATCCTTGCCATTCATAAGCTATGGTCTTGTTCCAACCGTTATTAATGCTTTATTAATTGGTCTTATCTTAAGTATTATTCGTAGAAAAAACTTTCAATAA
- a CDS encoding LysR family transcriptional regulator codes for MNIEQLKYIVEISHSSSLKTAATKLNISLPALSQSVTKLEKELNIEIFHRSRKGTYPTEEGKILIQKANGVLEKLQEFLDEAESFVHILKGELKIATFPGPLDLLADQITLYKKEFPYIKASIEEDNSQHIIEKVKKEEVDIGFIIYTAEDIKKNSSLRFHKLYDGCMVVAVNKNSPLANNEYITEKMLINQPIILYNDHSILEFVQNLAIVENDMEILFTTNNVETIRYALERNTAINIGYDYAFKTITGLANNDSYVTLPFVDTIINTYYFGYIYPIDKGISKVAKEFLNRLT; via the coding sequence ATGAATATAGAACAATTAAAATATATTGTTGAAATCTCTCATTCCAGCTCTTTAAAGACAGCTGCAACTAAGTTGAATATTTCTTTACCTGCGCTTAGTCAGTCCGTAACAAAGCTAGAGAAAGAGTTGAACATTGAAATTTTCCATCGCTCTAGAAAGGGAACCTATCCAACTGAGGAAGGAAAAATACTCATCCAAAAAGCTAACGGCGTACTAGAGAAATTACAAGAGTTTTTAGATGAAGCTGAAAGCTTTGTCCATATCCTCAAAGGTGAGTTAAAAATTGCAACTTTCCCTGGACCTCTGGATTTATTAGCTGATCAGATTACTTTATACAAAAAAGAATTCCCTTACATAAAGGCATCTATTGAGGAAGATAACTCACAGCATATTATTGAAAAAGTAAAAAAAGAAGAAGTAGATATCGGTTTCATTATTTATACAGCGGAGGATATCAAGAAAAACAGTAGCTTGCGTTTCCATAAACTATATGATGGATGCATGGTTGTAGCAGTAAATAAAAACTCACCTTTAGCAAACAATGAATATATTACAGAGAAAATGTTAATAAACCAGCCAATTATTTTGTATAATGATCATTCTATTTTAGAATTCGTGCAAAATTTAGCTATTGTCGAAAATGACATGGAAATTCTATTTACAACCAACAATGTGGAAACTATTCGGTATGCCTTAGAAAGAAATACAGCCATTAACATTGGCTATGATTATGCATTTAAAACAATAACTGGGTTAGCAAACAATGATAGCTATGTAACTCTGCCTTTCGTTGATACCATAATAAATACCTATTACTTTGGATATATTTATCCAATAGACAAAGGTATTTCTAAGGTAGCTAAAGAGTTCTTAAATAGGCTGACATAA
- a CDS encoding VanZ family protein → MIRMYLESMIIYILIGSPIYLLSRYLYVKYKTQQIVWMKETLLFLFVMFCIGVASQTIIPHWYLIVEDGKQQLSIQWSEGLRSINLIPFATIISYFALENDQVSNWNEVSRVNLLGNIVIFVPFGIFLPLLWKAFRKFSSLFWIAIGIPLLIEILQLFIGRSTDIDDVILNALGIMFGFSLYKIFQNFFHKGKDSGVRKNSK, encoded by the coding sequence ATGATTAGAATGTATCTTGAGTCAATGATTATTTACATATTGATTGGATCACCAATTTATCTGTTAAGTCGATATTTATACGTTAAATATAAAACACAACAAATAGTATGGATGAAAGAAACCCTCCTCTTCCTGTTTGTGATGTTCTGCATAGGGGTAGCATCCCAGACCATTATTCCCCATTGGTATTTGATAGTGGAGGATGGTAAGCAGCAGCTTTCTATTCAATGGTCTGAGGGATTAAGAAGTATTAATCTTATCCCTTTTGCCACGATTATTTCCTATTTTGCCCTAGAAAATGATCAAGTAAGTAATTGGAATGAAGTGTCACGGGTCAATCTATTAGGGAATATTGTTATTTTTGTCCCTTTTGGTATTTTTCTCCCATTATTATGGAAAGCATTCAGAAAGTTTTCCTCCCTATTTTGGATAGCTATTGGTATTCCTCTTTTAATAGAAATCCTTCAATTATTCATAGGGAGAAGTACGGATATTGATGATGTAATATTAAATGCCTTAGGGATTATGTTTGGGTTTAGTCTTTATAAAATCTTCCAGAATTTTTTTCATAAAGGGAAAGATTCTGGCGTGAGAAAGAATAGTAAATAA
- a CDS encoding sigma-70 family RNA polymerase sigma factor, with the protein MEELSACWKEIDNKEEVFDEIMTTYGQELLHLVFSYVKNEAIAEELTQDIFVKVYYSIHKYKGKSSFRTWIWRIAINHCKDYLKSWYTKNVIKVDDEYIYGEDSKENIEQTIVQKEEEQWLVQAVMSLPILYREIIFLFYFEELTIKEIARIIGVNENTIKTRLRRAKQLLKKIGDEEKWKND; encoded by the coding sequence TTGGAAGAATTGTCAGCATGCTGGAAAGAAATAGACAATAAAGAAGAAGTATTTGATGAAATTATGACTACATATGGACAAGAGCTATTACATTTAGTCTTTTCTTATGTCAAAAATGAAGCGATCGCAGAAGAATTAACACAAGATATTTTTGTGAAAGTATATTATTCCATCCATAAATATAAAGGGAAATCTAGTTTTCGAACATGGATTTGGAGAATTGCTATTAACCACTGTAAAGATTATTTGAAAAGCTGGTATACAAAAAATGTTATAAAAGTGGATGACGAATATATTTATGGAGAAGACAGTAAAGAAAATATTGAACAAACCATTGTTCAAAAAGAGGAAGAACAATGGCTTGTGCAGGCTGTGATGAGTTTACCTATTCTGTATCGAGAAATTATCTTCCTCTTTTATTTCGAAGAATTAACGATAAAGGAGATTGCCAGGATAATAGGGGTTAATGAAAATACGATCAAAACCCGATTAAGAAGAGCGAAGCAATTATTAAAAAAGATTGGAGATGAAGAAAAATGGAAAAACGACTAA
- a CDS encoding DHA2 family efflux MFS transporter permease subunit, translating to MNTNATSNEKKPPYGIIVILMAGAFVAFLNSTLLNIALPSISADFKIDPSVGQWLVTGYMLVNGIMIPTSAFLIQKYSTRRLFIIAMSLFTIGTLMAGMAHSFPVLLLSRMIQASGSSIMMPVLMNFLLTSFPVEKRGSAMGVFGLIMTFAPAIGPTLSGYIVEHYEWRMLFYVVSPIAIIVLISAIFKIKDKKEKVDIHIDLLSVILSSLGFGGLLYGFSSAGTKGWSNIHVYGTLIIGVIALIFFVLRQLKMTTPMLEFRIFKYPLFSLSAVITVVVNIALFSAMLLMPMYIQTVRGISPFHSGLLLLPGAIIMGIMSPITGRLFDKYGARTLALVGLTLTAITTYMFSQLSMTTTITTLVLIYSLRMFGMSMVMMPIMTNGLNELPSRMNPHGTALNNTLSQVSGAIGSAVMITFMSQRTKTHGEELAAKAMQEMSNTTTQPTPEAIATMKEQLGMQAMLEGINDAFLISVGIVIVALVLAAFVKRAVPPKDAEQQTSPAKMKEAVE from the coding sequence ATGAACACAAATGCAACATCGAATGAAAAAAAACCGCCATATGGCATTATCGTTATTTTAATGGCAGGTGCCTTTGTCGCATTTTTAAATTCAACGCTTTTAAATATCGCTTTACCATCTATTAGTGCGGATTTCAAAATTGATCCTTCTGTTGGCCAATGGCTGGTAACTGGATATATGCTTGTAAATGGAATTATGATTCCAACATCTGCCTTTTTAATTCAAAAATATTCAACGAGAAGATTGTTTATAATAGCAATGTCCCTTTTTACAATTGGTACATTAATGGCTGGCATGGCTCATTCTTTCCCAGTACTATTGCTTTCAAGAATGATACAGGCTTCTGGTTCATCCATTATGATGCCTGTTTTAATGAACTTCTTACTTACCAGCTTTCCAGTTGAAAAACGTGGAAGTGCTATGGGTGTTTTTGGTCTTATCATGACTTTTGCTCCAGCAATCGGCCCAACATTATCAGGGTATATTGTAGAGCATTATGAATGGAGAATGTTGTTCTATGTTGTTTCACCAATTGCTATCATTGTGTTAATATCAGCAATTTTTAAAATTAAAGACAAAAAGGAAAAAGTAGATATTCATATCGATCTTTTATCTGTCATATTGTCTAGCTTAGGTTTCGGCGGATTACTATACGGATTCAGTTCAGCCGGCACAAAAGGCTGGAGTAATATTCATGTTTATGGAACTTTAATTATTGGTGTGATAGCCCTTATTTTCTTTGTTCTGCGTCAATTAAAAATGACTACTCCAATGCTAGAGTTCCGAATCTTTAAGTATCCGTTATTCTCCTTATCAGCAGTAATTACTGTTGTGGTAAACATTGCACTATTCTCTGCCATGTTGTTAATGCCAATGTATATTCAGACCGTAAGAGGCATTTCACCATTCCACTCTGGTCTCTTATTATTGCCTGGTGCGATTATTATGGGGATTATGTCTCCTATTACAGGAAGACTTTTTGATAAATATGGAGCAAGGACGCTTGCCTTAGTTGGTTTAACATTGACTGCCATTACAACATATATGTTTAGTCAATTATCCATGACCACTACGATAACTACACTTGTTCTTATCTATTCCTTGCGTATGTTTGGAATGTCTATGGTTATGATGCCGATTATGACAAATGGTTTAAATGAATTACCGTCTCGAATGAATCCACATGGGACTGCTTTAAATAATACATTGTCTCAAGTTTCTGGGGCGATTGGTTCTGCAGTTATGATTACATTCATGTCACAACGTACAAAAACGCATGGTGAGGAACTGGCTGCTAAAGCAATGCAAGAAATGAGTAATACAACCACTCAGCCAACCCCCGAAGCAATTGCTACTATGAAGGAGCAGCTGGGAATGCAAGCAATGCTTGAAGGAATTAATGATGCTTTCCTTATTTCTGTTGGAATTGTCATCGTTGCACTTGTTCTCGCAGCATTTGTAAAACGTGCTGTTCCGCCAAAAGATGCAGAGCAGCAAACTAGTCCAGCGAAAATGAAAGAAGCAGTAGAATAA